TTGTCAATGGCGCGCTCAACCCTTCCAAAGAAAATGAGCAGAGATATGCTTGAACAAGCAAGCAAATACGATCACTGGGCGTGGCTTTACAACCGCACACTTGGCCCCCGCTACGGCGCATACAAGATCGGTCCGATTGAGCGTGTGGTGCTGCCCCATGTGCCAACTGGTGGTGCTATTCTGGATCTGTGCTGCGGCACCGGCCAGCTCGCGGCGGCTCTCGCTGAGCGCGGTTTTAACGTGACTGGCCTCGACGGCTCCGCCGACATGCTCCGCCATGCCCGCGAAAACGCCCCGTCGGTGACCTTCACGGAGGGCGATGCCTGCAATTTCACCTTTGACACCCCCTTTGACGCCGTGCTCTGCACCAGCGCCTCGCTCAATCACATGCAAAGCGTCGATGATCTGGCCGCCGTGTTTTCGAGCGTCAGCCGCGCATTGACGCCGGGCGGCATCTTCGTCTTCGACGTCAACCATCCGGCCCAGATGTCGCGCTACTGGCGCGGCCATCCAACGGAGGGCGAGATCAACACCGACTTCGCGTGGTTGATTACCCCGCAATATGACCCGGCAGCAAACCGGGGTGCCTTCACCGTGGAGATTTACCGCCGTCCCGATGCGCATCCCGTTTCCGTGCTGGATCGGCTGTTCGTCCGATTGGCGCGGTTCAGGCGTATCCGCCTAGCGCTCCTCTCCCGCTTCAGCCGCTTGCGGACCCGGTGGGAGCATCATTCGGTCGTCAACCGAATCTGGGGTCACGATCTCAACGCCATGTCACGCGCCCTGCATGAAAGCGGCTTTTCCACCGAACTGCGCAGCACGCAAGGCGGGCCGGTCGATGACAGCCATGCCGCCTATTTCTTCTGCCGGAAAGCGCCCTCGGCCGAAATGCAGGCTGAGACTGCAAAGGAGACCGCCCTATGAATGCGTTGACGAGCAACCCAACGCCCGCCCAAGCGGCAGCCGCCATCATAGCCGCGTTCAACAGGAAGACAGAAAAGTCCAAGGCCGCAAGTGCGCAAAATCGGCACGTCCTCGCTGATAAATCAGCAATCGGCGTTCCCTTCTCGCTGATGGCCAAGGAGGCGCTCTACCCGATTGTGGTAGACCGGGCGGAGGGAACAGTACTGCACGATATAGACGGCAATCGCTATATCGATGTGCTGATGGGGATGGGCATCAACCTCTTTGGCCACAATCCGCCCTTTATCCGCGACGCGATTGAGGCACAGCTTGCCAAGGGATTTGCGCTTGGGCCGCAATCTGATCTGGCAGGCGAGACTGCTGCACTCTTTTGCAAGCTGACGGGCAAGGAAAGAGTAACCTTTACCAATACCGGGACCGAAGCCGTGATGACCGCCCTGCGGCTGGCGCGGGCGGCCACCGGGCGGCGGAAGATTGCGATGTTCGAGGGGTCTTATCACGGCCATTCGGATCAGGTTCTGAACCGCATTGCTGGTCCCGATGATGCCCGGACCGTGCCCGCCTTTCCCGGCATTTCGCCCGCGACGGCCGAGGATGTCGTTTTGCTCCCCTATAACGATCCGCGTGCACTGGAAATTCTGGAGCGGGATGGCGAAACCTTTGCCGCCGTGCTGGTTGAGCCGGTGCAAAGCCGCAATATCGACGTCCAGCCCCGTGCCTTTCTGCACGCGCTGCGCGACGTGACGCAGCGAACAGGTGCTGTCCTCATCTTCGACGAAATGATCAGCGGTTTTCGCGTGGCACCCGGCGGCGCGCAGGACCATTTCGAAGTTGAGGCGGATCTGGCGACCTATGGCAAGATTGCCGGTGGCGGCTTGCCGCTGGCGCTGATTGCGGGCAGCAACCGTTTGATGAACCATATCGACGGCGGCCCCTGGTCTTTCGGGGATGAATCTGTTCCCCCAGCCCAGCCGACCTTTTTTGCCGGAACCTATTGCCGTCATCCTCTGGCACTTGCGGCAGCGCGCGCAGCCGCGACGTACATGCTCCAGCAGGGCCGGTCTTTGCAGGATGGCCTCAACGCACGCACGCGCAGCCTTGTCGAGCGCCTCAATACATCGCTTGCGGCAGCGCGGCTTCCCGTTGTCTTCACGCAGTTCGGCTCCTTCTTCTCGATTGCGGTCAACCGCAGCCGCATTCCGCCGCTTGCACTGGGATTGCTGTCGCTCGAACTCCTCACCGCTGGCATTCACCTGCGCAGCGGCGACAAGGGCGGCTTCCTTTCCACCGCCCATTCGGATGGCGACATCACAGCCATCCACGATGCCTTCCTGAACGGCCTGCAATCGCTTGCAGGTTTCGGCCTCATCCCCCTATCCGATGGAACAACACCATGAGCAACCAGGACCAAACCATTGATTTTCCACACCGCGTCGTCATCAGCGACGAGGAGCGATACTCGATCTGGCCGACCTACAAGACCATCCCCCTTGGCTGGCGCGATGGCGGCTTCGAGGGGTCGAAACAAGCCTGCCTAGACCACATTGCTGCGGTTTGGACCGATATGCGCCCGCTTTCACTTCGTCGCCAGATGGACGGCGACATGTCCGTCAACCAATAAGGAGGTGCCGCCTTGAGCCAGTATCAACGCGCCCTCGACCCGGATGCCGCGCGCGAGGAGAGCCGTCCTGTCGAAAGCCCGGTTCGCGGCCAGATCACCCTGAAAGAGGTCAAGGCATCTGGTCCAATGGAGGCACCAGCCGATGATGGCTGGCTCGACCTTCCGCTTCCTGACGGACTGCCCGCTGAAACCCCGCTCAGCGAGATCGAGAAACGCCGTATGCATGACGTGCTTTCCGGTCTGCTTGAGGCGATGAAGCTTGACCATCCGCAGATCACCGCACAGTTGGACGCGCTGCTGACTGAGCTGGGCAAGGCGGCAGGCGAAAGGCCGGAAATCGAAACCACGGGGCTGCCGCTCACGCCCTTTCAGGCAACGGACTATGATCGCTATTTCCGCGTCAACCGTCAGTCTGCGGAAGAACCCGCCGTCGCCATGGTGCGGAGCCTCATTCAGACGGTGCGCGCCGTCACGCAGCTCTTTGCCCGCAGCCCGGACCTTCCCGTCGTCCACGTCCGCCACCAGATGGAAGGCTTTGAAAGCCACGCACATTTGCTCGCCCGGACCTTCGGTCTGGAGCCGCTTCGATGATCGCTCTCAGCCCTCCCTCTCCCTATGCGATCTGGCGGGAGTTTCACTGGGCATTCTTTTTGAACGTTCAGGGGCTCATTGTTTCGCTGCGCCGGTTCCAGCTGCTGGTGGAGCGCGGTCAGCTCACGTCTGCCGAGCAGGAGCTTAATACCGCCTCGACGCTGCTTGTCTCCTCGGCTGCGTCCATGGAACTCGCCGCGAGTTTTCCGAAAGACGTCTATGAGGCGACGGTGCGCGCCTCCATGACCCAGCCGCATGTGGAATCGGACGATTTTAGCGGCCTGATGTCGTGGGATCATGCCGTCCTCATCAGCATCTGGCGGGATCTCCGCCCGATTTTTGAAACGCTGCCGAATGAGCTCGTCAGCGCCCATTCCAAGTTTATTGCGGCCTATAAATATCTCGCCGAGAGCCATGCGGGCGTCTGCTCGCGCTTCGTGGATAGCGGAAGCCTGCGCTTCGAGGACCGCAATGCCGTCGATACGCTGCGCCGCTTTGAGCGCGGCCGGCTCGGCCTCATCGACCCCAAGGGCAAAGGTTGCCCGTTTCATTCCTGAGCGACCCCAATTCTTGAGTGACCCCAATTTTTGAGCGCCCCAAGAGAACAGATCAAGGAACCTTGTTATGAATGACCTGTCCGCCGCCCCTCTCTCTGATGACAACAGGCATCATATTGCCGTGATCGGCATGGCTGGCCGCTTTCCCGGAGCACCGGATGTCGAACGCTTCTGGCAAAACCTTGTAGATGGTGTGGAATCCATCGAGCGCCTCTCGCCGGAGGTTTTGAAGCAACGCGGCATCTCTGCGGAAATGGCGGCATTCCCGGATTTTGTCGCCGCCAGCACACCGCTGCCGGGTGCGGATCGCTTCGATGCGGGGTTTTTCGGCTATAGCCCTGCCGAGGCTGAAATTCTCGATCCGCAGCAGCGTGTCTTCCTCGAATGCGCCTGGCAGTCGTTGGAAGCCGCCGGTTATGTGGGTGATCGTCACAAGGGACCGATTGGCGTTTTCGCTGCCGCTGGCATCAACACCTATGTCTTCAACCTGCATGACAATAGCCGCATCCGCGAGACCGTCAGCCCCTATGAGCTGTTCGTCGGCAATGACAAGGACTTTCTGGCCACCCGTACAGCCTTCAAGCTGAACCTGCGAGGCCCGGCCATCACCGTGCAAACCGCCTGCTCCTCCTCGCTCGTTGCCGTCCACATGGCCGCGCAAAGCCTGCTATCCGGCGATTGCGACATGGCGCTGGCGGGCGGCATTGCACTGTCGCAATCCTCCGGCTACCGCGCTCGCGAGGGCGGAATCCTGTCTCCTGATGGCCATTGCCGCGCTTTTGATGCGGCCTCAAGCGGCACGGTCCCCGGCAGCGGGGTGGGCATCGTGGTTCTGAAACGGCTGGAAGATGCGCTTGCCGATGGCGATACGATAGACGCCGTCATCCTTGGCTCTGCGATCAACAATGACGGTGCGTTGAAGGCAAGCTTCACCGCGCCACAGGTCGATAGTCAGGCGGCGGTGATCGCCGATGCGCAGGCCATGGCAGGCGTGCGCGCTGACACCATTGGCTATATCGAGGCCCATGGAACGGGCACCAAACTCGGCGACCCGATAGAGGTTGCAGCACTGACCAAGGCGTTTCGTCGCGATACGCAGCGTCAGGGCTTCTGCGCGCTCGGCTCCGTCAAAACCAATATCGGCCATCTCGACACCGCCGCCGGTATTGCAGGCTTCATCAAGGCGGTGTTGGCCCTGAAAAACCGGCGGATTCCGGCAAGCCTCCACTACGAGAATGCGAATCCGCAAATTGATTTCGCAGCCAGCCCCTTCTTCGTCAATCAACGTCTGCGCGATTGGGACAACCAGATCGGCACGCGCCGCGCAGGCGTAAGTTCCTTCGGCATTGGCGGGACCAATGCCCATGTTGTGCTGGAAGAGGCCCCACCCAGCCCGGCATCAAAGGCAGGCAGCGGCCCGGAACTGTTGCTTTTGTCGGCACGAACCGAGGAGCAGCTTGCAGCCAGCAGCGAGGCCCTCGCAGCACACCTTACCGCAGGCTCAGATCATACAGCCGCCCCGACGCTTGCGGATGTTGCCCACACTCTGCGTCATGGCCGTCGTGATTTTGCCAAGCGCCGCTTCGTCATCGCACGCGATGCCAAAGAGGCTGTCAACAACCTGCGCAACCTCTCTCAAATCGGCACCGCCGCAGGCGAGATAGCGCAAGCTGTTTTCCTGTTTCCCGGTCAGGGCAGCCCGTATACGGCGATGGGCAAGGCGCTTTACGCCGACCTGCCAGCCTTTCGTACCCCCTTTGACGCCTGCGCATCTGAATTGGATCGGCTGATGGGGATCAACTTCAAAGCCTGCCTGTTTTCCAATGCGGATGACCTTGCCAGCACGGCATTTGCCCAACCGGCGCTGTTTGCCGTTGAATATGCGCTTGCGCAAGCCTTGATGAGCAACGGCGTAAAACCCGTGGCCTTGCATGGCCACAGCATTGGCGAATATGTCGCCGCCTG
This genomic window from Agrobacterium vitis contains:
- a CDS encoding class I SAM-dependent DNA methyltransferase, encoding MLEQASKYDHWAWLYNRTLGPRYGAYKIGPIERVVLPHVPTGGAILDLCCGTGQLAAALAERGFNVTGLDGSADMLRHARENAPSVTFTEGDACNFTFDTPFDAVLCTSASLNHMQSVDDLAAVFSSVSRALTPGGIFVFDVNHPAQMSRYWRGHPTEGEINTDFAWLITPQYDPAANRGAFTVEIYRRPDAHPVSVLDRLFVRLARFRRIRLALLSRFSRLRTRWEHHSVVNRIWGHDLNAMSRALHESGFSTELRSTQGGPVDDSHAAYFFCRKAPSAEMQAETAKETAL
- a CDS encoding aspartate aminotransferase family protein, translated to MNALTSNPTPAQAAAAIIAAFNRKTEKSKAASAQNRHVLADKSAIGVPFSLMAKEALYPIVVDRAEGTVLHDIDGNRYIDVLMGMGINLFGHNPPFIRDAIEAQLAKGFALGPQSDLAGETAALFCKLTGKERVTFTNTGTEAVMTALRLARAATGRRKIAMFEGSYHGHSDQVLNRIAGPDDARTVPAFPGISPATAEDVVLLPYNDPRALEILERDGETFAAVLVEPVQSRNIDVQPRAFLHALRDVTQRTGAVLIFDEMISGFRVAPGGAQDHFEVEADLATYGKIAGGGLPLALIAGSNRLMNHIDGGPWSFGDESVPPAQPTFFAGTYCRHPLALAAARAAATYMLQQGRSLQDGLNARTRSLVERLNTSLAAARLPVVFTQFGSFFSIAVNRSRIPPLALGLLSLELLTAGIHLRSGDKGGFLSTAHSDGDITAIHDAFLNGLQSLAGFGLIPLSDGTTP
- a CDS encoding MbtH family protein, translated to MSNQDQTIDFPHRVVISDEERYSIWPTYKTIPLGWRDGGFEGSKQACLDHIAAVWTDMRPLSLRRQMDGDMSVNQ
- a CDS encoding siderophore biosynthesis protein; amino-acid sequence: MIALSPPSPYAIWREFHWAFFLNVQGLIVSLRRFQLLVERGQLTSAEQELNTASTLLVSSAASMELAASFPKDVYEATVRASMTQPHVESDDFSGLMSWDHAVLISIWRDLRPIFETLPNELVSAHSKFIAAYKYLAESHAGVCSRFVDSGSLRFEDRNAVDTLRRFERGRLGLIDPKGKGCPFHS